One genomic segment of Paenibacillus sp. FSL H8-0332 includes these proteins:
- a CDS encoding cold shock domain-containing protein has protein sequence MEGKVKWFNAEKGYGFIETADGGDVFVHFSAIQTDGFKTLDEGQSVEFDIVEGARGPQAANVIKL, from the coding sequence ATGGAAGGTAAAGTTAAATGGTTTAACGCAGAAAAAGGTTATGGTTTCATCGAAACTGCCGATGGTGGCGACGTATTCGTACACTTCTCCGCGATTCAAACTGACGGTTTCAAGACGTTGGATGAAGGTCAATCCGTAGAGTTCGATATCGTTGAAGGCGCACGCGGACCACAAGCAGCTAACGTCATCAAATTATAA
- the fliD gene encoding flagellar filament capping protein FliD, whose amino-acid sequence MTIRLSGMVSGMDTESIVKEMMNAKRIPLDKLNQQKQTLQWQRDNYREINSKLVDFRNNKILKYNLAATMNAQKAVVTGNTKAIQAEANADASSIPMSVKVNNLAEKSSLPKAALTVGMVEGGVKATLKTTLGELGGGLSTYDLFINKTNISLSKDDTIADVVSKINGAANAKVTASFDEVSGRFNITAKDYGTDNNLKMTNSSGVVAESSLLNLFGMDSGVVPIAAKKASIEVSVANNGAQAGNPATYIQEFSSENNTITVNGVKMTLLAVSGTDGATEISTQTDTTKTLDTITNFVKDYNDLISLLNTKVSEERYKDFTPLTDEQKKDMKEKDIELWEAKAKSGMLKNDDILKSTLASLRTIITGQLKGLSEMGITTGQYYENGKINIDTDKLKQALQENPQKAISIFQGTAGSQGIYSKMAEQVNTSLDKLAVKAGTSKYTTEITGAYKTESLMGKKLTDYNTRIANLQTRLTTMETNYYKKFTAMETAMNKYNSQSSNLSSYFK is encoded by the coding sequence ATGACTATTCGCCTTAGTGGTATGGTTTCTGGTATGGATACAGAAAGTATTGTTAAAGAAATGATGAATGCCAAACGAATACCCCTAGATAAACTGAATCAACAGAAACAGACACTTCAGTGGCAACGGGATAATTACCGTGAAATTAACTCTAAACTTGTAGACTTCCGTAATAATAAGATTTTAAAGTATAATTTAGCCGCTACAATGAATGCACAGAAAGCTGTTGTGACTGGTAATACCAAAGCTATTCAGGCAGAGGCGAATGCTGATGCAAGTTCGATTCCCATGAGCGTTAAGGTTAATAATCTTGCTGAGAAGTCTTCTTTACCAAAAGCGGCATTAACTGTCGGCATGGTGGAAGGTGGAGTAAAAGCAACACTTAAGACTACTTTGGGTGAGTTGGGTGGAGGGCTTTCTACCTATGATTTATTCATTAACAAGACCAACATCTCTTTAAGTAAAGATGATACTATTGCTGATGTAGTTAGCAAAATTAATGGAGCTGCTAATGCAAAGGTAACTGCAAGTTTTGATGAAGTCAGTGGACGCTTTAATATCACTGCTAAGGATTATGGAACTGATAATAATCTGAAAATGACTAACTCCAGTGGTGTGGTTGCAGAAAGCTCGCTATTGAATCTTTTTGGGATGGATTCTGGTGTAGTCCCGATTGCAGCTAAAAAGGCCTCGATCGAAGTATCAGTTGCCAATAATGGAGCTCAGGCAGGGAATCCGGCAACATATATACAAGAGTTCAGTTCTGAGAACAATACAATCACAGTAAACGGTGTGAAGATGACACTGTTGGCGGTGTCAGGCACAGACGGTGCTACTGAAATTTCTACTCAAACAGATACAACAAAAACGTTAGATACCATCACTAACTTTGTTAAAGATTATAACGACCTGATAAGTTTGTTAAATACAAAAGTATCTGAGGAACGATATAAAGATTTCACTCCACTGACAGATGAACAGAAGAAAGATATGAAAGAAAAGGATATTGAGCTGTGGGAAGCCAAAGCAAAAAGTGGAATGTTGAAAAATGATGATATTCTGAAATCAACACTAGCTTCCTTGAGAACCATTATAACAGGTCAATTAAAAGGGCTTAGTGAAATGGGTATTACCACAGGCCAGTATTATGAAAATGGTAAAATTAATATTGACACTGATAAATTGAAGCAAGCGCTTCAGGAAAATCCTCAAAAAGCAATATCAATATTTCAAGGTACGGCAGGATCACAAGGGATATATAGTAAGATGGCTGAACAGGTTAATACATCGTTGGATAAGTTAGCTGTGAAAGCTGGCACTTCCAAATATACTACAGAGATTACCGGTGCCTATAAGACTGAAAGCCTCATGGGAAAAAAATTAACTGACTATAATACTCGAATAGCAAATTTACAAACCCGTCTAACAACTATGGAGACTAACTATTATAAGAAGTTCACTGCCATGGAAACCGCAATGAATAAGTATAATAGCCAGTCTAGTAACCTCTCAAGCTATTTCAAATAA
- the fliS gene encoding flagellar export chaperone FliS, whose product MITSPYDKYRQSSVQTSSPAQLLLMMFDGAIRFGKAALEGIESADFNKVSTNLGKAQTIVNELITTLDNSYEVSKGLASMYEYINYLFIESNIKKSKEQAEEAIGYLLELRQTFAQASKMTAEQDLQHG is encoded by the coding sequence ATGATAACATCTCCTTACGATAAATATCGGCAATCCTCGGTGCAGACTTCAAGTCCGGCACAACTGTTGCTTATGATGTTTGACGGAGCGATACGTTTTGGTAAGGCGGCGTTAGAAGGAATAGAGTCGGCCGACTTTAATAAAGTGAGCACTAACTTGGGGAAGGCACAAACTATTGTAAATGAGCTTATCACTACATTGGATAACTCATACGAAGTGTCCAAGGGGCTTGCTTCAATGTATGAATATATTAATTATCTATTCATTGAATCCAACATAAAGAAATCCAAGGAACAGGCAGAGGAGGCGATTGGTTACCTACTGGAACTTCGTCAGACTTTCGCTCAGGCTTCTAAAATGACTGCAGAACAAGACCTCCAGCATGGATAA
- a CDS encoding flagellar protein FliT: MDNLLQELEKLTQTIINQLQFATYEELEAFVEQRQKLVEAIGEEVENCQMTLAQKEVLRRILEHDPAIMARMNAHRLEAKDWLQKRNQAKIQRNAYETAYTPDSFLMDRKK; encoded by the coding sequence ATGGATAATCTGTTACAAGAACTTGAAAAGCTAACCCAAACCATTATAAATCAATTACAATTCGCCACCTACGAAGAACTCGAAGCCTTCGTAGAACAACGCCAGAAACTTGTCGAAGCCATTGGGGAAGAGGTCGAGAATTGTCAGATGACCCTTGCGCAAAAAGAGGTATTGCGTCGAATCCTGGAGCATGATCCGGCCATCATGGCGCGCATGAATGCCCATCGCCTCGAAGCCAAAGACTGGCTTCAAAAACGCAATCAAGCCAAAATCCAACGCAATGCATACGAGACAGCCTACACCCCGGACAGCTTCCTGATGGACCGGAAAAAATAA
- the secA gene encoding preprotein translocase subunit SecA: MLGLVKKIFGDTNERDVKRLMKTVEVINGLEPDFVSLTDEELQAKTAEFRARIEKGETLEEILPEAFATVREASKRTLGMRHFDVQLVGGMALHEGRISEMKTGEGKTLVGTLPVYLNALLSKGVHVVTVNDYLAQRDSAQMGQIYNFLGMSVGVNLNGMDHNDKQAAYACDITYGTNNEFGFDYLRDNMVLYKEQMVQRPLHFCIIDEVDSILVDEARTPLIISGQAEKSTELYYAADRFVKKLTAEEDYTVDIKVKSVALTEKGVATAERAFGIENLYDHSNVTLNHHIVQALKANAIMRRDVDYVVNEDEVMIVDEFTGRLMQGRRYSDGLHQAIEAKEEIEVQNESMTLATITFQNYFRMYRKLGGMTGTAKTEEEEFKKIYGLEVLQVPTNKPNQRIDMPDVVYKSENGKFNAVVAEIVERHKKNQPVLVGTVSIENSERVSEMLKRKGVRHQVLNAKHHAAEAEIISFAGQPGTVTIATNMAGRGTDIVLGEGVTDVGGLHIIGTERHESRRIDNQLRGRAGRQGDPGSTQFYLSLGDELMKRFGADNVLNMMDRLGFEEDQPIESRMITKAVESAQKRVEGNNFDIRKVVLQYDDVMNQQREIIYKQRREILESDNIKDIVVEMIKPVIDRIVNAHCSDDIPENWELQEVADYVNSKLLEEDELTRDDLWGKEVDEMIEFIFARVLEKYAAREERLGSELVREFEKVIVLRSVDSKWMDHIDAMDQLRQGIHLRAYGGTDPLREYQFEGFEMFNAMTANIQEEVATYIMKAHIETNQERQSVVEEDKISTNAEPAENRPVHVESTVGRNDPCPCGSGKKYKNCHGQA, from the coding sequence ATGCTAGGACTTGTTAAGAAAATATTTGGCGACACTAATGAACGGGATGTCAAACGTCTCATGAAGACGGTGGAAGTTATTAATGGTCTGGAGCCGGATTTCGTATCGCTTACGGATGAAGAGCTGCAGGCGAAGACAGCGGAATTCCGCGCCCGTATTGAGAAAGGTGAGACCCTGGAAGAGATTCTTCCCGAGGCCTTTGCTACCGTACGCGAAGCTTCCAAACGGACGCTGGGCATGCGGCATTTTGACGTTCAACTGGTTGGGGGTATGGCGCTGCATGAAGGCCGGATCTCCGAGATGAAGACCGGGGAAGGCAAGACGCTGGTTGGAACGCTGCCGGTGTATTTGAATGCGCTGCTGAGTAAAGGCGTGCATGTCGTAACCGTAAATGATTATCTGGCTCAGCGCGATAGTGCGCAAATGGGACAAATCTATAACTTTCTGGGCATGAGCGTTGGGGTCAACCTGAACGGCATGGACCATAATGATAAACAAGCAGCATATGCTTGCGATATTACGTACGGAACGAATAATGAATTCGGGTTCGACTATCTGCGCGACAACATGGTGCTCTATAAGGAACAGATGGTACAGCGCCCGCTGCACTTCTGTATTATTGACGAAGTCGATTCCATCCTTGTTGATGAAGCGCGGACACCGTTGATTATCTCCGGCCAGGCTGAGAAATCGACAGAGCTGTATTATGCGGCAGACCGTTTCGTGAAGAAGCTGACTGCCGAAGAGGATTACACCGTGGATATTAAGGTGAAGTCTGTCGCGCTTACTGAGAAGGGCGTGGCCACGGCTGAGCGTGCTTTTGGGATAGAGAATCTGTATGACCACAGCAATGTTACCTTGAACCATCATATTGTACAGGCCTTGAAGGCGAACGCTATTATGCGCCGGGATGTCGATTATGTGGTTAATGAAGACGAGGTTATGATCGTCGATGAATTCACAGGCCGTCTGATGCAGGGCCGCCGTTACAGCGACGGGCTGCACCAGGCGATCGAAGCGAAGGAAGAGATTGAAGTTCAGAATGAGAGCATGACGCTGGCTACCATCACCTTCCAGAACTACTTCCGGATGTACCGCAAGCTGGGCGGCATGACAGGTACGGCGAAGACGGAGGAAGAGGAGTTCAAGAAGATCTATGGTCTTGAGGTTCTCCAGGTTCCTACGAATAAGCCGAATCAACGGATCGACATGCCTGATGTAGTCTACAAAAGCGAGAACGGCAAGTTCAACGCGGTCGTTGCTGAAATTGTGGAACGCCACAAGAAGAATCAGCCGGTGCTGGTAGGTACGGTATCGATTGAGAACTCTGAACGCGTATCGGAAATGCTGAAGCGCAAGGGTGTCAGACACCAGGTACTGAATGCGAAGCACCATGCTGCAGAAGCCGAAATTATCTCTTTTGCCGGTCAACCGGGAACGGTAACGATTGCCACGAACATGGCTGGACGCGGTACGGATATCGTGCTGGGCGAAGGGGTAACCGATGTGGGCGGTCTGCATATTATTGGTACAGAGCGCCATGAATCACGCCGGATTGATAACCAGCTTCGCGGCCGTGCCGGACGCCAGGGCGATCCGGGTTCGACACAGTTCTACCTGTCCCTTGGGGATGAGCTGATGAAGCGCTTCGGTGCGGACAACGTGCTGAACATGATGGACCGTCTGGGATTCGAGGAAGATCAGCCCATTGAGAGCCGTATGATTACCAAGGCCGTTGAATCTGCCCAGAAGCGGGTAGAAGGTAACAACTTCGATATCCGCAAAGTCGTGTTGCAATACGATGACGTCATGAACCAGCAGCGCGAGATTATCTACAAGCAGCGCCGCGAAATTCTGGAGTCGGACAATATCAAAGACATCGTAGTGGAAATGATCAAGCCGGTTATTGACCGCATTGTGAATGCCCACTGTAGTGACGATATCCCGGAGAACTGGGAGCTGCAAGAGGTTGCAGATTATGTGAACAGCAAGCTTCTTGAAGAAGATGAGCTGACACGCGATGATCTGTGGGGCAAAGAAGTAGATGAAATGATCGAATTCATCTTCGCCCGTGTACTTGAGAAGTATGCTGCACGTGAAGAACGTCTTGGCTCCGAGCTGGTACGTGAATTCGAGAAGGTTATCGTGCTTCGCTCCGTAGACAGCAAATGGATGGATCATATCGATGCCATGGATCAGCTTCGTCAGGGGATTCACCTCCGTGCTTACGGCGGTACCGATCCGCTGCGCGAATATCAATTCGAGGGCTTCGAGATGTTCAACGCCATGACCGCGAACATTCAGGAGGAAGTGGCGACCTACATTATGAAGGCGCACATCGAGACGAATCAGGAGCGGCAATCGGTAGTGGAGGAAGACAAGATCTCTACCAACGCAGAGCCTGCTGAGAACCGTCCGGTGCATGTGGAATCCACTGTCGGCCGTAACGATCCTTGCCCATGCGGCAGCGGCAAGAAATATAAGAACTGCCACGGACAGGCGTAA
- a CDS encoding flagellin, producing the protein MIINHNIAALNTHRQLAANTANTNKNIEKLSSGLRINRAGDDAAGLAISEKMRGQIRGLDQASRNAQDGISLIQTAEGALNETHSILQRMRELSVQAGNDTNTGSDRNEIQKEMGQLNSEIDRISSTTEFNTQTLLNGSLGASGTSSAPGNVEITSLSGLKKGAYTVTVGVEATKAATAAGTPAYAADAAVDTAFGATTKDISINGVKIDTTGVDTKAKLLTALNKDKATTGFEASFDGADKLVFTATEFGSGKTLTVGGADTALIGAGALTDGVDATATIADSEGVTTAVTGTGQNVIFGSSELVVKGAAASTSTINVVTTGASIHIGANKDQTMLIDISQMDTKTLGNKDDKIKDVNVLTTSGAEKAIKTLDDAIKQVSGERSKLGAFQNRLEHTINNLGTTSENLTAAESRVRDVDMAKEMMSQTKNNILAQAAQAMLAQANQQPQGVLQLLR; encoded by the coding sequence ATGATTATCAACCACAATATCGCGGCTTTGAACACGCACCGTCAACTGGCAGCTAACACTGCTAACACTAACAAAAATATTGAGAAGCTGTCTTCCGGTCTTCGAATTAACCGTGCAGGTGACGATGCAGCTGGTCTGGCAATTTCCGAAAAAATGCGCGGCCAAATCCGCGGTTTGGATCAGGCTTCCCGTAATGCTCAAGATGGTATCTCTTTGATTCAAACCGCTGAAGGCGCTTTGAATGAAACACATTCCATCCTGCAACGTATGCGTGAACTTTCTGTACAAGCAGGTAACGATACTAATACAGGTTCCGACCGTAATGAAATTCAGAAGGAAATGGGTCAGTTGAATTCTGAAATTGACAGAATTTCCAGTACTACTGAGTTCAATACTCAGACGCTGTTGAATGGATCGTTGGGTGCATCTGGAACTTCAAGTGCTCCTGGAAATGTAGAAATCACTTCATTGTCTGGTCTTAAAAAGGGTGCATACACGGTTACTGTTGGAGTCGAGGCTACTAAAGCAGCTACAGCTGCAGGTACTCCTGCTTATGCAGCTGATGCTGCTGTAGACACTGCCTTTGGAGCAACAACTAAAGACATTTCCATTAATGGTGTCAAGATTGATACTACAGGAGTAGACACTAAGGCTAAATTACTGACAGCTTTGAACAAAGATAAAGCTACAACAGGATTTGAAGCATCCTTTGATGGTGCTGACAAACTTGTCTTTACAGCAACTGAGTTTGGTTCAGGAAAAACTCTTACGGTTGGCGGTGCTGACACAGCTCTTATCGGTGCGGGTGCATTAACAGACGGCGTAGATGCTACTGCAACTATTGCTGACTCAGAAGGTGTAACTACTGCAGTGACAGGAACTGGACAAAATGTTATTTTTGGATCTTCAGAACTTGTGGTTAAAGGCGCGGCAGCCTCAACTTCTACTATTAATGTAGTTACAACAGGTGCAAGTATTCACATTGGTGCTAACAAAGATCAAACAATGTTAATCGACATTAGCCAAATGGATACTAAAACTTTGGGCAACAAAGATGACAAAATCAAAGATGTCAATGTACTGACTACTTCAGGTGCAGAGAAAGCAATCAAAACATTGGACGATGCAATCAAACAAGTTTCCGGCGAACGTTCCAAGTTGGGTGCGTTCCAGAACCGTCTGGAACACACTATCAACAACTTGGGAACTACTTCCGAGAACTTGACTGCTGCTGAATCCCGTGTACGTGATGTTGATATGGCTAAAGAAATGATGAGCCAGACTAAGAACAACATTCTTGCACAAGCCGCTCAGGCTATGTTGGCTCAGGCTAACCAACAGCCACAAGGCGTTCTTCAATTGCTTCGTTAA
- the csrA gene encoding carbon storage regulator CsrA produces MLVLTRKKGESIIIQDNIEITILSVEGDIVKVGINAPKHVDIFREEVYLSIKEANKESASPTPGNLNALMERLRTQK; encoded by the coding sequence ATGCTCGTTCTTACCCGCAAAAAAGGCGAGTCGATTATTATACAAGATAATATTGAGATTACTATTCTGAGTGTTGAAGGAGATATTGTGAAGGTAGGCATTAACGCTCCGAAGCATGTCGATATCTTCCGGGAAGAAGTGTATCTATCAATAAAAGAAGCCAATAAGGAATCTGCTTCGCCAACCCCAGGCAATCTTAATGCTCTAATGGAGCGGTTACGCACACAAAAATAA
- a CDS encoding flagellar assembly protein FliW, with translation MIIETLTWGNLDITEEQIYHFPKGVPGFEEDIDFALITVEDGPFSYLQSLQNTSVSFLLSDPFIFYPTYEFELPQADKEELEIIEDVNIRCMVTIKEELEHSTVNLLAPIVLNPITRSGKQVVLHNSNYQTRHSLWNAPHDHFEKGGE, from the coding sequence ATGATTATAGAAACATTGACTTGGGGAAACCTGGATATTACAGAAGAACAAATATATCATTTTCCTAAAGGTGTTCCGGGTTTTGAAGAAGATATTGATTTTGCATTGATTACGGTAGAAGACGGACCGTTCAGCTATTTACAATCTCTTCAAAATACTAGTGTATCGTTTTTATTGAGTGACCCTTTTATTTTCTATCCGACCTATGAATTTGAGCTTCCACAAGCGGATAAGGAAGAATTAGAGATTATAGAGGATGTAAATATTCGTTGTATGGTTACAATCAAAGAAGAGTTGGAACACTCAACTGTTAATTTACTTGCCCCTATAGTACTAAATCCGATTACACGTTCAGGGAAGCAGGTTGTACTTCACAACTCGAACTATCAAACAAGACATAGTTTATGGAATGCTCCCCATGATCATTTTGAAAAGGGTGGTGAATAA
- a CDS encoding flagellar protein FlaG yields MNVQFSFTASGGKASTYIPGSTAPVKDVIPDNAGSLTPTAPLIHTTQLNTLEKQGTAVSVGEEQLIRTIEKAVKALQGPSTTLEVSIHEKTHAIMVKVLNKDTGELIREVPPEKTLDLVAKMMELAGIIIDEKV; encoded by the coding sequence ATGAACGTACAGTTTTCATTTACAGCTAGTGGAGGTAAGGCTTCAACTTATATACCCGGTTCCACTGCTCCAGTTAAGGATGTAATTCCAGATAATGCTGGGAGTCTTACCCCAACTGCTCCGTTAATACATACAACTCAACTTAATACGCTAGAGAAACAGGGTACAGCGGTATCGGTAGGAGAAGAGCAATTGATCCGTACTATTGAGAAGGCGGTTAAGGCCCTTCAAGGTCCTTCAACCACATTGGAAGTCAGCATACACGAAAAGACGCACGCTATTATGGTAAAGGTGCTTAATAAAGATACAGGAGAGCTTATTCGTGAAGTTCCCCCCGAGAAGACATTGGATCTGGTAGCGAAGATGATGGAATTGGCCGGAATCATCATTGATGAGAAAGTATAG
- the raiA gene encoding ribosome-associated translation inhibitor RaiA: MKFSIRGQQIEVTDALREYVDKKLSRLEKYFEAPPTSEGFVTLGVVRGLHTVEVTIPLAGVTLRAEDRSDDMYASIDAVVDKLERQIRKHKTKLNRKFRQEGSLKTLFVEGSASAVAVEEQEQDYDDLEVVRNKRFTLKPMDVEEAILQMNMIGHTFFVFSNIDTSEVSVVYKRDDGKYGLIEQN, translated from the coding sequence ATGAAATTCAGCATTCGAGGTCAACAAATTGAAGTGACCGACGCTTTGAGAGAGTATGTTGATAAGAAGCTCAGCAGACTTGAGAAGTATTTCGAAGCACCCCCTACCTCAGAAGGATTTGTGACGCTTGGCGTCGTTCGCGGCCTTCATACGGTGGAAGTGACAATCCCTCTGGCTGGTGTGACGCTTCGTGCGGAAGACCGCAGCGATGATATGTATGCATCCATCGATGCCGTAGTGGACAAGCTGGAACGTCAGATCCGCAAGCACAAGACCAAGCTTAATCGCAAGTTCCGTCAGGAAGGCAGCCTGAAGACCTTGTTCGTGGAAGGTTCGGCCAGTGCCGTAGCTGTTGAAGAGCAGGAACAGGATTATGATGATCTTGAGGTTGTGCGGAACAAACGGTTTACCTTGAAGCCTATGGATGTGGAAGAAGCGATTCTGCAAATGAACATGATTGGACATACGTTCTTCGTGTTCTCCAACATTGACACTTCCGAAGTTAGCGTAGTTTACAAACGCGATGACGGCAAGTACGGTCTGATCGAGCAGAACTAA
- a CDS encoding S-layer homology domain-containing protein, which translates to MKKLWRGLTAGVLGISMLLGSLGSAYAAKTPKDIQGHWAQKQLQSWLDKGYLGGYPDGTVKPNKAITRGEYVALINRLFGFTDTASISFTDVKKSNWVYSEVSKAVKAGYIGGYENNTFRANNPLTRQEAAVIAAKLLKLSTSSTPLKFKDNAQIAAWAKGAVASAAEKKIINGYPDGTFGPKKSLTRAEAVGIISNSVVHKPNTGGGVTPMPTPTTTPAPTATPVPTTSPTATPVPGGSGGGGGTGGGGGGGGSATSPSVSNVTYGHVGSVTADVYVKPSVTGAVYYVVAPYSMNVTAPTAAQVKDGMINATTAGVHSGKIAATGDTTVAFSVYGLSAGMDYTVYVALADASGNWSGVTPLQLKTAASTATSLTQVGVTSIGTVTAEVYAAYGQMAAPVTPLKYVVVKATDADPTAMQIANGQNSAGATLMGPWAGTITGAPVVKHSINLTGLTANTAYKVFFITDSNGTLSPVELLRIHTK; encoded by the coding sequence ATGAAGAAATTGTGGCGTGGCCTTACGGCCGGAGTACTTGGTATTTCAATGCTGCTCGGATCTCTGGGTAGTGCGTACGCAGCGAAGACACCCAAGGATATTCAAGGACATTGGGCGCAGAAGCAACTGCAGAGCTGGCTGGATAAAGGATACCTGGGCGGTTATCCTGACGGAACGGTGAAGCCGAATAAGGCTATTACCCGTGGTGAATATGTGGCATTGATCAATCGCCTGTTCGGGTTCACCGACACGGCTTCCATTAGCTTCACCGATGTGAAGAAATCAAACTGGGTATATAGCGAAGTATCCAAGGCTGTGAAGGCTGGTTACATTGGCGGGTATGAGAATAATACCTTCCGGGCCAATAATCCGCTCACCCGGCAGGAAGCAGCAGTCATTGCTGCCAAGCTGCTTAAGCTGAGTACAAGCTCTACTCCGCTTAAGTTCAAGGATAATGCTCAGATCGCAGCTTGGGCCAAGGGGGCAGTAGCCTCAGCGGCTGAGAAGAAGATCATCAACGGTTATCCTGACGGAACCTTCGGTCCGAAGAAATCTCTTACCCGTGCCGAAGCGGTTGGAATTATAAGCAACTCGGTTGTGCATAAGCCGAATACCGGTGGTGGAGTAACCCCAATGCCAACACCTACAACAACCCCTGCTCCTACAGCAACTCCAGTGCCAACTACTAGCCCAACAGCTACTCCGGTTCCTGGCGGTAGTGGTGGTGGCGGAGGTACTGGCGGAGGTGGTGGCGGAGGCGGTAGCGCGACCTCGCCTTCTGTCAGTAACGTAACCTACGGTCATGTAGGTTCGGTTACCGCAGATGTATATGTTAAGCCTTCTGTAACGGGAGCTGTGTATTATGTAGTTGCTCCTTACAGCATGAACGTAACAGCACCAACTGCAGCACAAGTGAAAGACGGAATGATTAATGCAACAACAGCAGGCGTTCATTCCGGCAAAATCGCTGCAACTGGCGACACTACTGTTGCTTTCTCTGTGTATGGTCTAAGTGCAGGTATGGATTATACCGTATACGTTGCCCTGGCTGATGCTTCTGGTAATTGGTCTGGCGTAACACCGCTTCAATTGAAAACAGCGGCAAGCACTGCCACTTCGCTTACACAGGTTGGAGTGACTAGCATAGGAACGGTAACAGCAGAGGTCTATGCAGCTTACGGGCAGATGGCCGCACCAGTAACCCCTCTGAAATATGTGGTGGTTAAGGCAACAGATGCTGATCCAACGGCAATGCAGATTGCTAACGGACAGAACAGTGCAGGTGCTACATTAATGGGGCCTTGGGCTGGTACAATCACAGGTGCTCCAGTTGTAAAACACAGCATTAACCTGACTGGACTCACTGCCAATACAGCGTATAAGGTCTTCTTTATCACTGACTCTAATGGAACCTTGTCCCCTGTAGAGCTTCTGCGGATTCACACTAAATAA
- a CDS encoding DUF6470 family protein: protein MIPAVQIRQTNALIGMETTSGSLSIVQPKADLQINTTPGQLEIRQSPAEMTIDQTQARAAYTGGTYREMNQRIYSGIEQLWLQGIAKRMEQGERVANFHKPGNSIAEVYGEDWQPVSYPEIRGPASVDNVHINVELVPPEIEYRKSEVSIQAEAHDPQINFTPSKLDIYLRQRPSISFVPPEIDIQM from the coding sequence ATGATACCCGCAGTTCAAATACGGCAAACCAATGCATTAATTGGAATGGAAACCACTTCCGGGAGCCTATCAATAGTCCAGCCTAAAGCGGATCTGCAAATAAATACAACTCCTGGGCAATTAGAAATTCGTCAGTCTCCTGCTGAAATGACGATTGATCAGACTCAGGCCAGAGCCGCATATACAGGTGGAACGTACCGCGAGATGAATCAGCGTATCTATTCAGGTATTGAGCAGCTATGGCTTCAAGGCATTGCCAAACGAATGGAGCAAGGGGAACGCGTGGCTAATTTTCATAAACCGGGAAATAGTATAGCAGAGGTTTACGGTGAAGATTGGCAGCCGGTGTCCTATCCGGAGATTCGTGGACCTGCATCGGTTGATAACGTGCATATAAATGTCGAGTTAGTTCCTCCTGAAATTGAATATCGTAAATCTGAGGTGAGTATTCAAGCAGAGGCTCATGATCCTCAAATTAACTTTACACCATCTAAGTTAGATATTTATCTAAGACAGAGACCATCCATAAGCTTTGTACCGCCGGAGATAGATATTCAAATGTAA